The following coding sequences are from one Saccopteryx bilineata isolate mSacBil1 chromosome 3, mSacBil1_pri_phased_curated, whole genome shotgun sequence window:
- the CTHRC1 gene encoding collagen triple helix repeat-containing protein 1, with protein MRPQGPAAVSAQRLLCLLLLLLLLQLRTPSSASETPKVKQKALLRQREVVDLYNGMCLQGPAGVPGRDGSPGANGIPGTPGIPGRDGFKGEKGECLRETFEESWTPNYKQCSWSSLNYGIDLGKIAECTFTKMRSNSALRVLFSGSLRLKCRSACCQRWYFTFNGAECSGPLPIEAIIYLDQGSPELNSTINIHRTSSVEGLCEGIGAGLVDIAIWVGTCSDYPKGDASTGWNSVSRIIIEELPK; from the exons ATGCGCCCCCAGGGCCCCGCGGCCGTCTCTGCGCAGCGGCTCctctgcctcctgctgctgctgctgctgctgcagctgcgGACGCCGTCGAGCGCCTCCGAGACCCCCAAGGTGAAGCAGAAAGCACTGCTCCGGCAGAGGGAGGTGGTGGACCTG TATAATGGAATGTGCCTACAAGGGCCTGCGGGGGTACCTGGTCGAGATGGGAGCCCTGGGGCCAATGGCATTCCTGGGACCCCTGGGATTCCGGGTCGGGATGGAttcaaaggagagaagggggaatgcCTGAGGGAAACCTTTGAGGAGTCCTGGACGCCTAACTACAAGCAGTGTTCATGGAGTTCACTGAATTACGGCATAGATCTTGGAAAAATTGCG GAGTGTACATTTACAAAGATGCGCTCGAACAGCGCGCTGAGAGTTTTGTTCAGTGGCTCACTTCGGTTGAAGTGCAGGAGCGCGTGCTGTCAACGCTGGTATTTCACCTTCAACGGAGCTGAATGCTCAGGACCTCTTCCCATTGAAGCCATCATTTATTTGGACCAAGGAAGCCCTGAATTAAATTCAACAATTAACATTCATCGCACTTCTTCTG TGGAAGGACTCTGTGAAGGGATTGGTGCTGGATTAGTGGATATTGCCATCTGGGTTGGTACTTGTTCAGATTACCCCAAAGGAGATGCCTCCACTGGGTGGAATTCAGTGTCTCGCATCATTATTGAAGAACtaccaaaataa